A genomic region of Metopolophium dirhodum isolate CAU chromosome 1, ASM1992520v1, whole genome shotgun sequence contains the following coding sequences:
- the LOC132937512 gene encoding uncharacterized protein LOC132937512 — translation MSTLVEGDKSSKPVCPLIGTRYSKNEHRYSSSDLCFISADLMKLRNTVSYIKHHLIDNKDTTDDKKIVVVSNYEMDNIFPIKSEDGLKMLENKLEDIEYFHKLVSTIAFTIGGIKSLSKMTTSTMRIMFSDEFIADYSWKWQKKKSLEASPIHKVIISRQYSYQLFFIIHNFNIYEQVSHP, via the exons ATGAGTACTCTAGTTGAAGGTGATAAGTCTTCTAAACCTGTATGTCCTTTAATTGGTACACGTTACAGTAAAAACGAACACCGATACTCTTCATCAGACCTGTGTTTCATTTCTG CCGATTTAATGAAACTAAGGAATACTGTTTCTTATATTAAACATCATCTCATTGATAATAAGGATACAactgatgataaaaaaattgtagtagTATCTAATTATGAAATGGACaatatatttccaataaaaagtGAAGATGGTCTTAAGATGTTAGAAAACAAACTTgaagatattgaatattttcataaactg GTGTCCACAATTGCATTTACAATTGGTGGGATAAAGAGTTTATCCAAAATGACAACATCAACAATGAGGATAATGTTTTCAGATGAATTTATTGCAGATTATAGTTGGaagtggcaaaaaaaaaaaagtcttgaaGCAAGTCCAATTCACAAAGTCATAATAAGTAGGCAATAttcatatcaattattttttattattcacaattttaatatttatgaacaagTTTCACATCCTTGA
- the LOC132933411 gene encoding uncharacterized protein LOC132933411, producing MAERANNPPPNRNNRPSRGMIAAHVEKLRAMAAQLLREARRLSGDGPEDTVSGWSAERAATASFGRIRASPTAWALFERGFAEGRRSTRANTPQPEAARPRAGPPGRVPPRRTAPAYQRHDVRDGRGRFRRPAVQPQADQTDERPMVQPQAQQPVVPPPTEPPAEQQLAQQPDTPEQQLAAVERWVQAMEVTPGDPVIFPVD from the coding sequence ATGGCAGAACGCGCCAATAACCCCCCACCGAACCGCAACAACCGGCCATCCCGCGGCATGATTGCCGCGCATGTGGAAAAGCTCCGGGCAATGGCCGCGCAGTTGTTGCGGGAAGCCAGGAGGCTGTCGGGCGATGGTCCGGAGGACACGGTGAGCGGTTGGTCGGCCGAACGCGCGGCTACCGCGTCGTTCGGCCGGATACGAGCAAGCCCGACTGCATGGGCCTTGTTCGAGCGGGGTTTCGCCGAGGGACGCCGGTCCACTCGAGCGAACACCCCACAGCCCGAAGCCGCCAGGCCTAGGGCAGGACCGCCCGGACGAGTGCCACCTCGCCGAACAGCGCCGGCGTACCAGCGCCACGACGTCCGGGATGGGCGTGGCCGGTTCAGGCGGCCAGCGGTTCAGCCACAAGCCGACCAGACCGACGAGCGGCCCATGGTACAGCCGCAAGCCCAGCAGCCCGTGGTGCCCCCGCCAACAGAGCCGCCAGCAGAGCAGCAGCTGGCCCAGCAGCCAGACACCCCGGAACAGCAGCTGGCCGCGGTGGAGCGGTGGGTCCAGGCCATGGAGGTGACGCCCGGGGACCCAGTCATCTTTCCCGTGGACTAG